One stretch of Candidatus Dormiibacterota bacterium DNA includes these proteins:
- a CDS encoding pitrilysin family protein, whose amino-acid sequence MQHEIKVHSLAGRAKLLVINMPNAATFYFGSYIRNGYRFCDPQIYDTPHLLEHLSFEGNKKYPNSIDFKSTIETLGSRYNAMTSPHMVKYFFNAGKEHVIPIINIALDQIFEPLIESSRVEQQKKVIAEELTRSLDNDRRNRAYRTRHAVFPAINPDFAERIKMVGSITADDVRSYFSKTHVVANTRFVLAGDFTANELGKIIESLNRRLSGYESGKELKYTPLKPGKYQGLIQAFPSSISSQHHFHLGFILPGYDPIALPPLKLLNTMLGLGMGSRVMVKAREKGLTYSLQAGLLIEFDCSDFWIADQTSPDKLEPLINLLSEELYDIAQGNYSQNELNRALGVVKGGLERRQQTPTDLADWYSSAFMFELGLDSPADRIKQLESVTKDDIQKAAAKYITSGSWTMTLIGAGLEKKAGHYQTLLKRYFS is encoded by the coding sequence ATGCAACATGAAATCAAAGTACATAGCCTAGCCGGACGCGCGAAACTCCTGGTGATTAATATGCCGAATGCAGCAACTTTTTACTTTGGCAGCTACATTCGTAATGGGTATAGGTTTTGCGATCCGCAAATTTACGACACGCCGCATCTGCTAGAACATCTATCGTTTGAGGGCAACAAAAAATATCCGAACTCGATTGACTTTAAATCAACTATTGAAACCCTAGGCTCAAGATACAATGCTATGACTAGTCCACATATGGTTAAATATTTTTTTAATGCCGGTAAAGAGCACGTAATCCCGATTATTAATATCGCGCTGGATCAGATATTCGAGCCGTTGATTGAATCTAGCCGCGTCGAGCAACAAAAAAAGGTTATCGCAGAAGAATTAACCAGAAGCCTGGATAACGATCGTCGCAATCGGGCTTATCGTACCCGCCACGCCGTCTTCCCGGCTATCAACCCGGACTTTGCCGAGAGAATTAAGATGGTCGGGTCGATTACGGCTGATGATGTGAGAAGTTATTTTAGTAAGACCCACGTGGTAGCAAATACCCGCTTTGTCCTAGCCGGTGATTTTACAGCTAATGAACTAGGTAAAATAATTGAAAGCCTAAATAGGCGGCTATCTGGCTACGAATCGGGCAAGGAGCTTAAATACACACCGCTAAAGCCTGGTAAGTATCAGGGATTAATCCAAGCTTTTCCTTCCAGTATCTCATCTCAGCATCACTTTCATCTAGGCTTTATATTGCCGGGCTATGACCCAATCGCACTTCCGCCATTGAAGTTGTTAAACACAATGCTGGGGTTAGGCATGGGTTCAAGGGTGATGGTAAAGGCAAGGGAGAAGGGATTAACCTATTCGCTGCAGGCAGGTTTATTGATCGAGTTCGACTGCTCTGATTTTTGGATAGCCGATCAAACATCTCCAGATAAGCTCGAGCCCCTTATTAACCTCCTGTCAGAAGAACTCTATGATATCGCCCAGGGAAACTATAGCCAAAATGAGTTAAACCGAGCGCTCGGGGTTGTAAAGGGCGGCCTCGAGCGTCGGCAGCAGACTCCAACTGATTTGGCTGACTGGTATTCAAGTGCCTTTATGTTCGAGTTAGGACTGGACTCACCTGCGGATAGAATAAAACAGCTGGAGTCGGTGACAAAGGATGATATTCAAAAAGCAGCTGCAAAATACATTACTTCCGGTAGCTGGACAATGACTTTAATTGGAGCTGGGCTAGAAAAAAAGGCCGGTCATTACCAGACCTTATTGAAGCGTTATTTTTCTTAG